From Brachyhypopomus gauderio isolate BG-103 unplaced genomic scaffold, BGAUD_0.2 sc83, whole genome shotgun sequence, a single genomic window includes:
- the csf1b gene encoding macrophage colony-stimulating factor 1b isoform X1: protein MSQMTLLNQLHIIHKIKVRSVCVLVLLCIPLSVMDIPGPCRHSITRDHLLQMSNLINIQLRDGCSITYRFIERNNLSLACYVKAAMPRVLDLLSKHFEYARGSEGATSVLALRNLVFNIYSQHCVPVLNEELEEDPVAFERQFTDSPVRALQRAQEVLLLYLELITHTHTAVDWECEVEYASHTPAAITDPPTITDPPTITDPPTITDSPADTDPPANTEAALGQGGWPPQSSSDESFYRTGFIVLSVSGGFLLVLCVYCLVNTKRLQGQLLTTSYRFRQMDSISLPDVSP from the exons ATGAGCCAGATGACCCTCCTCAACCAGCTTCACATTATCCACAAAATCAAG gtgaggagtgtgtgtgttcttgtgcttCTGTGTATTCCACTGTCTGTGATGGACATTCCTGGTCCCTGCAGACACTCCATAACCAGAGACCACCTGCTTCAGATGAGTAACCTG ATCAATATCCAGTTGCGGGATGGATGCTCGATAACTTACAGGTTCATTGAGAGGAACAATCTG AGCTTGGCGTGCTACGTGAAGGCGGCGATGCCGCGAGTCCTGGACCTGCTGAGCAAGCACTTCGAGTACGCGCGGGGTTCAGAGGGCGCGACCTCCGTCCTGGCCCTGCGGAACCTTGTCTTCAACATCTACTCACAGCACTGCGTGCCTGTCCTCAACGAGGAGCTGGAG GAGGACCCCGTGGCGTTTGAGAGGCAGTTCACCGACTCCCCAGTGCGAGCTCTGCAGAGAGCCCAAGAGGTTTTGCTTCTCTACCTGGAGCTcatcacgcacacgcacacggcCGTGGACTGGGAGTGTGAGGTGGAGTACGCCAGTCACACACCTGCCGCCATCACAGACCCGCCCACCATCACAGACCCGCCCACCATCACAGACCCACCCACCATCACAGACTCGCCCGCCGACACAGACCCGCCCGCCAACACAG AGGCTGCACTAGGCCAGGGGGGATGGCCTCCACAGAGCTCCTCTGATGAGAGCTTCTACAGAACGGGCTTCATTGTGCTTTCAGTGAGTGGGGGGTTCCTCCTGGTTCTCTGCGTTTACTGTCTCGTAAACACCAAG AGACTTCAAGGTCAACTCCTGACAACTAGCTACCGATTCAGACAG ATGGATTCCATCTCCTTGCCAGATGTTAGTCCATGA
- the csf1b gene encoding macrophage colony-stimulating factor 1b isoform X2 translates to MSQMTLLNQLHIIHKIKVRSVCVLVLLCIPLSVMDIPGPCRHSITRDHLLQMSNLINIQLRDGCSITYRFIERNNLSLACYVKAAMPRVLDLLSKHFEYARGSEGATSVLALRNLVFNIYSQHCVPVLNEELEEDPVAFERQFTDSPVRALQRAQEVLLLYLELITHTHTAVDWECEVEYASHTPAAITDPPTITDPPTITDPPTITDSPADTDPPANTVSGGFLLVLCVYCLVNTKRLQGQLLTTSYRFRQMDSISLPDVSP, encoded by the exons ATGAGCCAGATGACCCTCCTCAACCAGCTTCACATTATCCACAAAATCAAG gtgaggagtgtgtgtgttcttgtgcttCTGTGTATTCCACTGTCTGTGATGGACATTCCTGGTCCCTGCAGACACTCCATAACCAGAGACCACCTGCTTCAGATGAGTAACCTG ATCAATATCCAGTTGCGGGATGGATGCTCGATAACTTACAGGTTCATTGAGAGGAACAATCTG AGCTTGGCGTGCTACGTGAAGGCGGCGATGCCGCGAGTCCTGGACCTGCTGAGCAAGCACTTCGAGTACGCGCGGGGTTCAGAGGGCGCGACCTCCGTCCTGGCCCTGCGGAACCTTGTCTTCAACATCTACTCACAGCACTGCGTGCCTGTCCTCAACGAGGAGCTGGAG GAGGACCCCGTGGCGTTTGAGAGGCAGTTCACCGACTCCCCAGTGCGAGCTCTGCAGAGAGCCCAAGAGGTTTTGCTTCTCTACCTGGAGCTcatcacgcacacgcacacggcCGTGGACTGGGAGTGTGAGGTGGAGTACGCCAGTCACACACCTGCCGCCATCACAGACCCGCCCACCATCACAGACCCGCCCACCATCACAGACCCACCCACCATCACAGACTCGCCCGCCGACACAGACCCGCCCGCCAACACAG TGAGTGGGGGGTTCCTCCTGGTTCTCTGCGTTTACTGTCTCGTAAACACCAAG AGACTTCAAGGTCAACTCCTGACAACTAGCTACCGATTCAGACAG ATGGATTCCATCTCCTTGCCAGATGTTAGTCCATGA
- the rbm39b gene encoding RNA-binding protein 39b, protein MADDFDIEAMLEAPYKKDDSKSSSANGHDEHGKKKKHGRSRSRSASPERRRSKEWRKSREKRKSRSRERKRSRSRERPRSDSRGQERHGRYRGGRKSPYLGPKFNGGPGGKNVPPHAAKPSGRRRSRSRSPTKRDKSPVRQPIDNLSAEERDARTVFCMQLAARIRPRDLEEFFSAVGKVRDVRMISDRNSRRSKGIAYVEFVEATSVPLAIGLTGQKLLGVPIIVQASQAEKNRAAAAAAASILQKGSAGPMRLYVGSLHFNITEDMLRGIFEPFGRIENIQLMMDSETGRSKGYGFISFADAECAKKALEQLNGFELAGRPMKVGHVTERSDGSSASSFLDNDELERTGIDLGTTGRLQLMARLAEGTGLQIPPAAQQALQMSGSIPFANLPGAPPALIPSPSMNQAMNLPTQPLATHCLQLSNMFNPQAENDPGWDSEIRDDVIEECNKHGGIIHIYVDKNSAQGNVYVKCPSIPAAMAAVSALHGRWFAGKMITAAYVPLPTYHNLFPDSVTATQLLMPTRR, encoded by the exons ATGGCGGACGACTTTGATATTGAGGCCATGCTCGAGGCCCCTTACAAGAAG GATGACAGCAAGTCCTCTAGTGCAAATGGCCACGATGAGCACGGCAAAAA GAAAAAACACGGGCGCAGCCGGAGTCGCAGTGCCAGCCCCGAGCGGCGCAGGAGCAAGGAGTGGCGGAAGAGCCGCGAGAAACGCAAGAGCCGCAGCCGCGAGAGGAAGCGCTCGCGCAGCAGGGAGCGGCCCCGCTCGGACTCGCGCGGCCAAGAACGACACGGGCGCTACCGCGGCGGCCGCAAGAGCCCCTA TTTGGGACCCAAATTTAACGGTGGTCCTGGAGGGAAGAATGTCCCACCCCATGCGGCCAAACCAAG CGGTCGCAGACGCTCCAGAAGCAGGAGCCCCACCAAGAGAGACAAAAGCCCCGTCAG GCAGCCCATCGATAACCTCAGCGCGGAGGAGAGAGACGCCCGCACCGTCTTCTGCATGCAGCTGGCTGCCAGGATCCGACCCAGAGACTTGGAGGAGTTCTTCTCCGCCGTGGGCAAA GTGCGAGACGTGAGGATGATTTCGGACCGGAACTCGCGCAGGTCCAAGGGCATCGCCTACGTGGAGTTTGTGGAGGCCACCTCCGTGCCGCTGGCCATCGGGCTGACGGGACAGAAGCTTCTGGGCGTGCCCATCATCGTCCAGGCCTCACAG gctgAGAAGAACCGGGCGGCGGCTGCGGCGGCCGCCAGCATCCTGCAGAAGGGCAGCGCGGGACCCATGCGCCTCTACGTGGGCTCGCTGCACTTCAACATCACCGAGGACATGCTGCGGGGCATCTTCGAGCCCTTCGGCCGG ATCGAGAACATCCAGCTGATGATGGACAGCGAGACGGGCCGGTCCAAAGGCTACGGCTTCATATCG TTCGCGGACGCCGAGTGCGCCAAGAAGGCCCTGGAGCAGCTGAACGGTTTCGAGCTGGCGGGTCGGCCCATGAAGGTGGGCCACGTGACCGAGCGCTCGGACGGCTCCTCCGCCAGCTCCTTCCTGGACAACGACGAGCTGGAGCGCACCGGCATCGACCTGGGAACCACGGGCCGCCTGCAGCTAATGGCCCGCCTCGCCGAGG GTACCGGCCTGCAGATCCCTCCTGCCGCACAACAGGCTCTCCAAATGAGCGGCTCCATCCCGTTCGCTAACCTGCCCGGGG CGCCCCCCGCCCTGATCCCCAGCCCCTCCATGAACCAGGCCATGAACCTGCCCACCCAGCCGCTGGCCACACACTGCCTGCAGCTCTCCAACATGTTCAACCCCCAGGC AGAAAACGACCCTGGCTGGGACTCGGAGATTCGTGATGATGTCATAGAGGAGTGCAACAAACACGGAGGCATCATCCACATTTACGTAGACAAGAACTCCGCCCAG GGTAACGTGTACGTGAAGTGTCCCTCCATCCCCGCAGCCATGGCCGCCGTGAGCGCCCTCCACGGACGCTGGTTCGCCG GCAAAATGATCACGGCCGCCTACGTGCCCCTCCCCACCTACCACAACCTGTTCCCCGACTCGGTCACGGCCACGCAGCTACTGATGCCCACGCGGCGGTGA
- the rh50 gene encoding rh50-like protein has protein sequence MKKNSTSLRVRLPVLVFALEVLIVVLYSLFVTYDDQTNALLQDNNTNPLENSVYQDYPFFADIQVMIFIGFGCLLAFFRRYGFGGMVFNFMTATFAIQWAILVQGFFHFYYDGKIHLGVINLINAEFACAVVLISFGAVLGKTSPVQLLVMTLLEVPMFGLTEWIVVEYLKINDAGGSILIHLFACYFGLGVTFILYRPSLNEGHSNECTSYQSDLLSVLGTLFLWVFWPSFNCALTLRGDDQHRAILHTFIGLSASTLTAFALSAMLSKNGKLSMADVQNVTLAGGVTVGASVDMMISPAVAYVLGMLGCMACMLGYKYLSPFLARRLRLQDQCGIHNLHGLTGLISTIAGICAILLASEETYGLSLYQTFSYRAPKQGDPRLEELQKMIPGLEAGLGRSAKEQALYQVAALASTVSMAAVGGVLTGLVLKLPYLASPNDESCFDDELFFNVPVDAEEVSQDPRTSDTLVKN, from the exons ATGAAGAAGAACTCCACAAGCCTGAGAGTCAGACTTCCTGTGCTGGTGTTTGCACTGGAGGTCTTGATCGTGGTCCTGTACTCACTGTTTGTGACTTATGATGACCAGACCAATGCACTGCTGCAGGACAATAATACAAATCCTTTGGAGAACAGTGTGTACCAAGACTACCCCTTTTTTGCCGACATCCAGGTCATGATCTTCATTGGGTTCGGCTGCCTCCTGGCCTTTTTTCGGCGCTACGGTTTTGGTGGAATGGTGTTCAACTTCATGACCGCTACCTTTGCGATTCAGTGGGCCATTTTGGTACAGGGATTCTTCCATTTCTATTATGATGGCAAGATTCACTTGGGCGTGATCAACCTCATAAATGCAGAATTTGCTTGTGCGGTGGTGCTGATCTCGTTTGGGGCGGTGCTGGGGAAGACCAGTCCAGTACAGCTATTA GTGATGACCTTGCTGGAGGTGCCTATGTTTGGTCTCACGGAATGGATTGTTGTCGAGTACCTGAAAATCAACGATGCTGGTGGCTCCATCCTCATCCACCTGTTCGCCTGCTACTTTGGTCTCGGTGTCACCTTCATCCTGTACAGACCGAGTCTGAACGAGGGCCATTCCAACGAGTGCACCAGCTACCAGTCTGATCTCCTGTCTGTGCTCGGCACCCTGTTCCTCTGGGTATTCTGGCCTTCCTTCAACTGCGCCCTGACCTTGAGGGGGGACGACCAGCACCGAGCCATTCTCCACACTTTCATCGGCCTGAGCGCGTCCACCCTTACTGCTTTCGCCCTCTCAGCCATGCTCAGCAAGAATGGCAAGCTCAGCATGGCCGACGTCCAGAACGTCACCTTGGCCGGAGGGGTCACCGTTGGTGCCTCGGTTGACATGATGATCTCACCTGCCGTTGCTTACGTGCTTGGGATGCTGGGCTGCATGGCTTGCATGCTAGGATATAAATACCTCAGTCCATTCCTGGCACGCAGGCTACGTCTGCAGGACCAGTGCGGCATCCACAACCTCCATGGTCTAACGGGACTCATCTCCACCATAGCTGGCATTTGTGCCATCCTGCTGGCCAGTGAGGAAACGTATGGCCTCAGCCTTTACCAGACCTTTTCATATCGTGCACCCAAACAAGGAGATCCTAGGTTAGAGGAACTCCAGAAGATGATCCCAGGTCTGGAGGCAGGCCTAGGCCGCAGTGCTAAGGAACAGGCTTTGTATCAAGTGGCGGCGCTGGCAAGCACCGTTAGCAtggctgcagtgggaggtgtCCTGACGGGATTGGTGCTCAAGCTTCCATATCTTGCCTCACCAAATGATGAGTCCTGCTTTGATGACGAGCTTTTCTTTAATGTTCCTGTAGATGCAGAAGAAGTGTCACAGGACCCAAGGACCTCAGACACACTGGTCAAAAACTAA